The genome window cagtgggtaaagaatctgcctgcaatgtgaggcaggttcgatccctgggtcaggaagatcccctggaggaagaaacggcaacccactccagtgttctcacctgaaatatcccatggacagaggagcttggcagggtacagtccacagggttgcaaagagttggacacaactgagcagctaaccaAACATGTGTATATGATGGAgggaaaacaactttaaaaatctgagaaaatagaaagcatAGCTCTTAGGAATTgatttccattcattcattaaataaacatttactaaataCTAATATGCTCAGCACTGTGCAGGACCCTGGGACTCAAAGACAAATGACAAATGACAAATGACAGTCTTTGCTTTCAAGGACCTTAATATTCAATGATTAATACTGGCCAGTAAACATGCTTATAATGATACTTTGTTGTTACAATTTCCAGGGTAGGAGGTATATAGGGACTATAGACTGGAGTACTCAGGAATGGTGACCTCTGGAGGAGACACCTTAAGAGAGTTCTGAAAGTACGTCTGGCCAATGCCAGCTTGGGCACCATGAAAGTGACCATGGGGAGTCTTTTAAATTACATTAAGGGTGATTTAGTCAGATGGGATGAGCCCTAAGTACTTTTAGATCAAGGTAGAGGGTTAGTGATTTGGAAATTTCTTTAGATATCCAGGTGAATACTGACCTTGTGTGAGCCTGCTAAGCTGCTTTAGtcagcgtctgactctttgcaaccctgtggaccatagcccaccaggctcctttgttcatgggattctccaggcaagaatactggagtgggctgttgaacccagggaccgaacctgcttctcttacatcccctgcattggcaggagggttcttcaccaccagtgccacctggaaaacccccatTACTGACCTTACCTTGACCAAAACACACTGGCAGAAGAAATGCTAGTTCCAGAGACTCCTATGCTTTAGTCGGGGCAAGACTGTTTGAAAAGGTAAAATGTTTTTGAGGGATGGAAACTTAAAAGATCAGATCAGGTTAAAAAAATTGCAGCTTAGCACAGCAATGTGAAAGTGTGAAGGAGAATGGGGACTACAGTGATTTCCACGTTGGGCTTTGATTTCAGATGATGGGGATAGGACACACGGGAAATCTATCCACCTCTGGGTTCCAAATAGAACTGTAATCTTAAAGAGCTTCTGCCTGGGGATTCCAGACTATAGTGGAGGCATTAATAGGCTAACAGTCAGTATCCTGATCTCTACACAGAGACTTTGGTGAGAACTGGAACCCAGATGACTCTGGTaactaatttcttcaatttaaaattctAGTAGGTCATAAACAGGAAAACGTCCTGAGATGCTAATATTTTAGAAACTTCTCTTTTGCACATGTACTGGGCACTGTGGCAAACAAAGAGATTAAAACGCTAGAGTATTTTTGAAAGGATAAAGCacgtttaaaaaaaagagagcgtCATTTTGATGTCTGTATGAGCAGTATCTTTAGAAGTGGAACAAATCATGGGAATCACAAGGTCCTCTAATGGGAGGAGGAGCATCAGAAGTCCTACATGTTTTGATATGGCtcatttctaaagtctttattgaatttgttacattattgcttctgttctgttttgGGGTTTTGGCCACAacacctgtgggatcttagctcccctatcaggaatcaaacctgcaccccctgaatCGGAAAGagaagtcttagtcactggaccgccaaggaagtcctCTAGTCCTGTACTTTTAAGGGAGAACATCTCTAGGAAAGACCTCCTGGAAACCACTCATTATTCATGCTAACCCTTTATTCCTGACTCTAACAATCCCTGAGGCTGCAAGCCACCTTGTTACTGAAGTGAAGGCAGATAAAGAAAGCTTTACTTAAATTGCTGCTTAGGGAGgagggtgttttttttgtttgtttgttttttttgatgcATGGAAGAATTTCTGACACGGGTCTTGGTAATACTGGATTTAATTTTTGGTGTAATTTGCAATGTACTCACAGCTGATGATCAGATGACTCACATATAAGTGGGCACCATCTATTCTGATTGCTCAGGACCTGTACTTGTTATTAAGTATTTTGAAGATCTCTTGATATATTCACCTGAAAAAGATAGTTTAGATGCCATCCTATGTGAAGATACAAGATTTAACAAGTTCCCTTTGAGTCCTAAAATTTGTGAGAGTCTGCAGCAATCAAAATATCTTGTCAGCCTTGAAGGTAAGTGTGATAATAGACAATCTGTGGGCAAGTTGAAACTCTTGGCATGTCCACAGACTCTAAGCTTTCATTCTTAATTCAGCTTACCAAAGTGCTTCTTCTTTCTTTAGCCTGTGAATTCCTTGGTGAAAGATTTGCAGTCTTCTTTGGTCTTCATCAGCCCAAGTACCAGTATATGTTAAATGAGTACTGTAGAACACAAAGCAAGGTATGTGACATCCTGGTGGGGACAGCAGGAGCCTGGAGATGGGAATATTGGGCCCACAGAGAGGAGCATTTCCCACTTGGTATTTCACGTACTGCAGTTTCACTGAGCTCCCATGATCAGACTGACTTATCTTTCTAAAGTGCCTCACCCCATGAAGTTTATTCATATTTGCCTTTGGTGTGAAGTTAGAACATCACAAGATAGGTTGTAGAAGGTGGTGTGAAACCTGAGGTTGCTTAGAGGAGAAGCTTGTTAAAAGGGTGTCTCTATAAGATACAGAGGTCAGAGGTATTGGGTTTACAAGTAAacatttccttatttctctttatattaGCAAAGTGACAAGGGAAGTGAAGAGAATGGATCAGAGGCCCAACCAGCCAATGTTCCTAATGAGAAATGTCACCTGGAGGCCAGGGGCCGTGAGTACGGAACAAGACTACGAGATGTGGCGGAGGGCATTTCTCAGTGGAGCGCCTCATCCAGGGAGGGCCCGATGGCAGATTCCAGCTCCTGATGGGCAGCGGGGCTATGGTTTCCCTGGATTTCTGTTCCCTGGTCATTGATTACCATGGCAACAGCACCACAGGTGGTGCTTCTGAGCCAGATCTGATCTTAATCTCTTTGTGAGTTATTCTCCACTAGCCAGGAATTGCAAGCCATCATGAGAACAATTGTGGTTTCTTTctcaatatacatttttatttataagccCTGAAACCCAATGCCATCCCAGTGGTGCAAGTCCTGTCCCTCAGTTGTGGGCTGTTAGTATTGATATTTGAGTAGTAGTGTAAGTGCCttatggaagagggcatggcaaccactccagtatccttgcctggaaaatcccatggacagaggagactggtgggctacagtccatagcgttgcaaagagttggacctgactgaactgactaaggaCAGCATAGCACAACACATAAATGCCTTAGGGAACTTGGGCATGGGAGTTTTAGGCTAAAACTCTTTGTCAGGTGGCTAGGGTGTAGAAAAGAACCCTCTGTTCCTAAAAAGAAACTTTGGGCATCATAAAGTctaaataaaactttcttttgGGATTTGACATAAGAGATATCCTTCCCTACAGCTGTGCTGGTTTACTTGAGGCTTGCTTTCCCCAATAAGCAAACAATGCTAATAACTGTTACAACATAGCAATCTTTGAGAGCTGGGTGCATTTTTCCCCAAacacactgaaaataaatgacaatCTAAGTTCTACAGAAAGTATTTGGAAAAAGTGAATGACTCTCTCGTTAACTGGTCAACAAATTTTCCAAAACTGTAAAGATCAGACATGGAAATCCTAACTGCATAACACTGATTGTGCTGGCCAAAAGTAGCTATGGTATACAAAACTACAAGTTTTGCGGTAATAAGACCTGAGTTCAAGTTTCAATTCTGCTTCTTACTAGTTGTATAATTTTAGATGTCTTAATTTCTGAGcctctgcttctttctttgtaaaatagGGGTTTTATTTGTTTCTCAAGGGTTATTGTTAAAcaaactgaaataataaatatgaaaactcttttaaaaactgtgaatattAGTTTCGAGTGCTTAATTAATGACTcttataggcttcccaggtggtttagtggtaaggaatctgcttaccaatgcaagagacgcaggaaatgtgggttcaatccctgggctggaaagatcccctggaggaggaaatggtaacctattccagtattcttgcctgaaaagtcccatggaaagaggagcctggcagactacagtccatgaagttgcaaagagtcagacatgactaatgcGACTGAGCCCATAGACTGTTATATTGAAGGTCCCCAAAGAACAATGCCTTCTGGAATTCATGTCCTCATATAGCCTCACCTACATTGACTATGGCCTTGGCTATGTTACTTGCTTGGGCAAAGAGAGAGCTGCAAATATGACGCAACTGGATGCTTGATAAGCACTTGCACCTGGACGCTTGTCCTCTTAGAAAGCTTCATGTTGTAAAGAAGGTTGGGCTAGATTTCTGAATGATATGAGGCCACAGCAACCCCCTACTCCCATCACTCTGAGTGGGTGACAGGCCATATTTGAACTTGCTGCCTGATTAGCCCTGGTCTTCTCCGGCAACTAGGgctccctggtaactcagttggaGGATACCCTAGCCAGcctgcctgctccccacccccaaggctGTCAGGTAAGCCTGAGCTCTGTTCCCCACGGGGTAGGTTAGGGTTTGCTATTAGGCATATGACTTGTCTCCCAAGAGTCCATGTCCCAGcctctccataccattttccTGTTCCCATTTCCTGGAATGTCTATGGATAGTATACACTGTTTCAGGAGGCTTTGGGAAACTGGGGCCCTTCACGCCTCTGATG of Capricornis sumatraensis isolate serow.1 chromosome 14, serow.2, whole genome shotgun sequence contains these proteins:
- the FAM177B gene encoding protein FAM177B, producing the protein MEKDNFQQLELEKSGPSKRTTPRRIIHFADGDIMEEYSTEEEEEEEKEQGTNSTLDPSKLAWGPYLWFCAGQIARTSFSTCEFLGERFAVFFGLHQPKYQYMLNEYCRTQSKQSDKGSEENGSEAQPANVPNEKCHLEARGREYGTRLRDVAEGISQWSASSREGPMADSSS